A single Desulfobaculum xiamenense DNA region contains:
- a CDS encoding NAD(P)H-dependent glycerol-3-phosphate dehydrogenase, whose amino-acid sequence MKIAVIGAGAWGTTLANVCARKGHDTILWSRQHDMVSRLNREHENSWYLPGIALDPRLTATTDMAHASENAEIFLWAVPAQFTRQAMENCVEHLPSRPIIVCASKGIELSTHMTMSQVVDDVLGDLRPHYAMLSGPSFADEVSRDIPTTVTLGCADEKRGRAIRDALSTEHFRIYTTTDYRGVELGGAFKNIIAIAAGIADGLDFGSNARAALITRGLTEMSRLGVALGARAETFQGLSGLGDLVLTCTGDASRNRQVGLQIGRGRKLVDILGEMRSVAEGVKTTEAVHSLAMELGVDLPITSELHQVLYEDKSPRQAVAELMTRDLRDE is encoded by the coding sequence ATGAAGATCGCCGTCATCGGCGCGGGTGCGTGGGGAACCACACTCGCCAACGTCTGCGCCCGCAAGGGACACGACACCATCCTCTGGTCCCGCCAGCACGACATGGTCTCGCGCCTCAACCGGGAGCACGAGAACTCGTGGTACCTCCCGGGCATCGCCCTTGATCCGCGCCTCACCGCAACGACGGACATGGCGCACGCCAGCGAGAACGCCGAAATCTTCCTGTGGGCCGTCCCCGCGCAGTTCACCCGGCAGGCCATGGAAAACTGCGTGGAGCACCTGCCCTCGCGGCCGATCATCGTCTGCGCCAGCAAGGGCATCGAACTTTCCACGCACATGACCATGTCACAGGTGGTGGACGACGTGCTGGGCGATCTGCGACCGCACTACGCCATGCTGTCCGGCCCGTCCTTCGCGGACGAGGTCAGCCGCGACATCCCCACCACCGTCACCCTCGGCTGTGCGGACGAGAAGCGCGGCCGCGCCATCCGCGACGCGCTCTCCACCGAGCACTTCCGCATCTACACCACCACGGACTATCGCGGCGTGGAACTCGGCGGCGCATTCAAGAACATCATCGCCATCGCGGCGGGCATCGCCGACGGGCTCGACTTCGGCTCCAACGCCCGGGCGGCCCTCATCACGCGCGGGCTGACCGAAATGAGCCGCCTCGGCGTGGCGCTCGGCGCGCGGGCAGAGACCTTTCAGGGCCTATCGGGCCTTGGCGACCTCGTGCTGACCTGCACGGGCGACGCCTCGCGCAACCGGCAGGTGGGCTTGCAGATCGGCCGTGGCCGAAAGCTGGTGGACATCCTCGGCGAGATGCGCTCCGTGGCCGAGGGCGTGAAGACCACCGAGGCCGTGCACTCCCTCGCCATGGAGCTTGGCGTGGATCTGCCCATCACCAGCGAGCTCCATCAGGTGCTCTACGAGGACAAGTCTCCCCGGCAGGCCGTGGCGGAACTCATGACCCGCGACCTGCGCGACGAATAG
- a CDS encoding ubiquinone/menaquinone biosynthesis methyltransferase, translating to MQNIDHARHAGRVAGMFGRIADWYDFLNHFLSLGLDIYWRYRLVRMLRPGPTRRVLDLAAGTLDVSLEILRQHPGTQVLSMDFAKPMLLKGRRKLKPGTHANILPVLADGRNIPLPGHSVDNVTIAFGIRNIRPREDAYAEMLRVLVPGGRMCILEFGSGRNRIWKGLYNFYLNKLLPLIGRVFSGDEKAYAYLADTICAFPTAPELADEIRAAGFEQVYHVPLMSGIVNIHVARKAAAAEAPAPAPAARVTDADGRSALEFNAQAVAVALAGLDMAARAHEATATEDAPEAAQPTETTAPAAPAKAEVPKAEPVAEPVAPKAEAPADKAPASEPVVETPVTTEEPKSKMPEAAKTEPAKAAPAQAAPKKASKKTTTTKGTKAAAKAANETNSAAAKKPAAKTKKKKATTKKAAPAKKK from the coding sequence ATGCAGAACATCGACCACGCCAGACACGCCGGACGGGTCGCCGGCATGTTCGGACGCATCGCCGACTGGTACGACTTCCTCAATCACTTCCTGAGCCTCGGGCTGGACATCTACTGGCGCTACCGGCTGGTGCGCATGCTGCGCCCCGGTCCCACCCGCCGCGTTCTCGACCTCGCCGCCGGCACGCTGGACGTGTCCCTCGAAATCCTCCGGCAGCACCCCGGCACGCAGGTCCTGTCCATGGACTTCGCGAAGCCTATGCTGCTCAAGGGCCGCCGCAAGCTCAAGCCCGGCACCCACGCGAACATTCTTCCCGTGCTGGCCGATGGCCGGAACATCCCCCTGCCCGGCCACAGCGTGGACAACGTCACCATCGCCTTCGGCATCCGCAACATCCGTCCCCGCGAGGACGCCTACGCCGAAATGCTGCGCGTGCTGGTGCCCGGCGGGCGCATGTGCATCCTCGAATTCGGCTCGGGCCGCAATCGCATCTGGAAGGGCCTCTACAATTTCTATCTGAACAAGCTCCTGCCCCTCATCGGCAGGGTCTTCTCCGGCGACGAAAAGGCCTACGCCTACCTCGCCGACACCATCTGCGCCTTCCCCACCGCGCCGGAACTGGCCGATGAAATCCGCGCCGCAGGCTTCGAGCAGGTGTACCACGTACCGCTCATGTCGGGCATCGTGAACATCCACGTAGCCCGCAAGGCCGCGGCGGCCGAAGCGCCCGCCCCCGCACCCGCCGCGCGCGTCACCGACGCCGACGGACGCTCCGCCCTCGAATTCAACGCGCAGGCCGTGGCCGTCGCCCTCGCAGGGCTTGACATGGCCGCCCGCGCGCACGAAGCGACCGCCACCGAGGACGCGCCCGAAGCCGCGCAGCCCACCGAGACGACCGCACCCGCGGCACCGGCGAAGGCCGAGGTCCCCAAAGCGGAACCGGTTGCGGAACCCGTGGCACCGAAGGCCGAAGCGCCCGCCGACAAGGCCCCGGCCTCCGAACCCGTCGTCGAGACTCCCGTGACGACCGAGGAGCCAAAGTCCAAGATGCCCGAGGCTGCGAAGACGGAACCCGCCAAGGCGGCTCCGGCGCAGGCGGCACCGAAAAAGGCCTCGAAGAAGACCACGACGACGAAGGGCACGAAGGCGGCCGCCAAGGCAGCAAACGAAACGAATTCGGCCGCGGCGAAGAAGCCCGCGGCCAAGACGAAAAAGAAGAAGGCGACGACCAAGAAGGCCGCGCCCGCGAAGAAGAAGTAA
- a CDS encoding P-II family nitrogen regulator: protein MKLVIAYIRPERLNAVKKALYARDIFSMTVTNVLGSGRQKGFVETYRGLPVEVNLLKKVRLEIGVNDNFEDAAIEAVSEGAHTGSEGDGVIFVLDIARSLRIRTGETDIAAVAATRVTA from the coding sequence ATGAAACTCGTCATCGCATACATCAGGCCGGAAAGGCTGAACGCAGTGAAAAAGGCGCTCTACGCGCGGGATATCTTCAGCATGACCGTAACCAACGTCCTCGGCAGCGGCCGCCAGAAGGGATTCGTGGAAACCTACCGCGGCCTGCCGGTGGAAGTGAACCTGCTCAAGAAGGTGCGCCTCGAAATCGGCGTGAACGACAACTTCGAGGATGCGGCCATCGAGGCCGTAAGCGAAGGCGCACACACCGGTAGCGAGGGCGACGGCGTGATCTTCGTCCTCGACATCGCCCGCTCCCTGCGTATCCGCACCGGCGAAACGGACATCGCCGCCGTGGCCGCCACGCGCGTCACTGCCTAG
- a CDS encoding ammonium transporter — MSPFWFSPKRPLSVPFLAATLLAVLATLPHAAHAAEGTEALSQFNANILWTLIAAILVMFMQAGFAMVETGFTRAKNAGNIIMKNFLDFSAGSVAFFLVGFGLMFGGSIAGLLGGSDFALIGVDATTPEGMWTLTFWFFQSVFAATSATIVSGGVAERMKFPAYITVSMIVTALIYPVSGHWCWGGLWGTEGGWLERIGFIDFAGSTVVHSVGGWLALAGALAVGPRVGKYNDDGSANAIRGHNLPLASLGVFILWFGWFGFNPGSTTVADGTIGYIAVNTSLAGAAGALGAMITAWTRYGHPDPSMTLNGALAGLVAITAGCFELSPIGSLITGFGGGVLVVLSVVFIDTVLRIDDPVGAVSVHGVCGAYGTLMVGLMAAPGYGSNVGLLYGGGFGLLTTQLIGVGAVFCWAFGMGVVTFAVVKAVMGLRVKENEELRGLDIVEHGTESYGGFQIFTTE; from the coding sequence ATGTCCCCGTTCTGGTTCAGTCCGAAACGCCCGCTGTCTGTGCCGTTTCTGGCCGCGACGCTGTTGGCCGTCCTCGCCACCCTGCCCCATGCGGCGCATGCCGCCGAGGGCACCGAAGCGCTCAGCCAGTTCAACGCCAACATCCTGTGGACGCTCATCGCCGCGATACTGGTCATGTTCATGCAGGCGGGCTTCGCCATGGTGGAGACCGGATTCACGCGCGCCAAGAATGCCGGAAACATCATCATGAAGAACTTTCTGGATTTCTCGGCCGGGTCCGTGGCGTTCTTTCTGGTGGGCTTCGGCCTCATGTTCGGCGGCAGCATCGCCGGGCTGCTTGGCGGCAGCGACTTCGCGCTCATCGGCGTGGACGCCACCACGCCCGAAGGCATGTGGACGCTGACCTTCTGGTTCTTCCAGAGCGTGTTCGCGGCCACCTCGGCGACCATCGTCTCCGGCGGCGTGGCCGAGCGCATGAAATTCCCGGCCTACATCACGGTCAGCATGATCGTCACGGCGCTCATCTACCCCGTGTCCGGCCACTGGTGCTGGGGCGGACTGTGGGGCACCGAGGGCGGCTGGCTCGAACGCATCGGCTTCATCGACTTCGCCGGATCGACGGTGGTCCACTCCGTGGGCGGATGGCTCGCCCTTGCCGGTGCGCTGGCCGTTGGTCCCCGCGTGGGCAAGTACAACGATGACGGCAGCGCCAACGCCATTCGCGGCCACAACCTGCCGCTGGCCTCGCTTGGCGTGTTCATCCTGTGGTTCGGCTGGTTCGGCTTCAACCCCGGCTCCACCACCGTGGCCGACGGCACCATCGGCTACATCGCGGTCAACACCTCGCTGGCCGGAGCGGCCGGTGCGCTGGGCGCCATGATCACCGCGTGGACGCGCTACGGACACCCCGATCCGTCCATGACCCTCAACGGCGCGCTGGCAGGGCTGGTGGCCATCACGGCGGGCTGCTTCGAACTCTCGCCCATCGGCTCGCTGATCACCGGCTTCGGCGGCGGCGTACTGGTGGTGCTCTCCGTGGTGTTCATCGACACGGTGCTTCGCATCGACGACCCGGTGGGCGCGGTTTCCGTGCACGGCGTGTGCGGAGCGTACGGAACGCTCATGGTCGGCCTCATGGCCGCGCCGGGCTACGGATCGAACGTCGGCCTGCTCTACGGCGGCGGCTTCGGACTTCTGACGACGCAGCTCATCGGCGTTGGAGCAGTGTTCTGCTGGGCCTTCGGCATGGGCGTGGTCACCTTCGCCGTGGTCAAGGCCGTGATGGGCCTTCGCGTGAAGGAAAACGAGGAACTGCGCGGGCTCGACATCGTCGAGCACGGCACGGAGTCCTACGGCGGATTCCAGATCTTCACCACCGAATGA
- a CDS encoding histone deacetylase family protein — translation MFRIRPIYDTRLPVDQAAVARSQEILRERFSLVADSEIAQLPELLSNPFLKHYRSILFVAEKARAGVQGFALLCHFPDLHFCYLDFISVSVEHGGRGVGSALYERIREEALALGDTALFFECLPDDPALCAEPDTLRDNIARLKFYERYGARPIIGTAYETPLTPGGDCPPYLVADPLGRPLHIPRGRIRKIVRAILTRKYADTCSPEYIDMVVESFTDPEVRLRDPRHVLPEAAQASAIKRRSADAGIVMVINDRHQIHHMRERGYVESPVRVSSIQTALERTELFDVLAPRQYPENVITAVHDKDFVAYLKKICSRLPENKSLYPYVFPVRNASRPPRELPVRAGYYCIDTFTPLNANAYAAAKRAVDCGLTAADALTEGRRLAYALVRPPGHHAERRVFGGFCYFNTAAIAAHRLSKLGRVAVLDIDYHHGNGTQDIFYARRDVLTISIHGHPRFAYPYFSGFAEELGVGEGLGCNRNFPLMERVTGEQYASVLRRALDLIRDFEPMFLVVGLGLDTAKGDPTGTWNLAAKDFAENGRLIGSLGLHTLVVQEGGYRIRSLGTNARNFFLGLFEGASRSIRS, via the coding sequence ATGTTTCGCATCCGCCCCATCTACGACACACGGCTGCCCGTCGATCAGGCCGCCGTGGCCCGCTCGCAGGAAATCCTTCGCGAACGCTTCTCCCTCGTGGCCGACAGCGAAATCGCCCAGCTTCCGGAACTCTTGAGCAATCCGTTCCTCAAGCACTACCGCTCCATCCTCTTCGTGGCCGAGAAGGCCCGCGCAGGGGTGCAGGGCTTCGCGCTTCTGTGTCACTTCCCGGATTTGCATTTCTGTTATTTAGATTTCATCTCCGTGAGCGTGGAGCATGGCGGGCGCGGTGTCGGTTCCGCCCTGTACGAACGCATCCGTGAGGAAGCCCTCGCCCTTGGGGATACGGCCCTCTTCTTCGAGTGCCTGCCCGACGACCCGGCGCTGTGCGCCGAACCGGACACGCTGCGGGACAACATCGCCCGCCTCAAGTTCTACGAGCGCTACGGCGCGCGGCCCATCATCGGCACGGCCTACGAGACGCCCCTCACCCCCGGCGGGGACTGCCCGCCCTATCTGGTGGCGGACCCGCTGGGCAGGCCGCTGCACATCCCGCGCGGGCGCATCCGCAAGATCGTGCGCGCCATCCTCACCCGCAAATACGCGGACACCTGCTCGCCCGAGTACATCGACATGGTCGTGGAGTCGTTCACCGACCCGGAGGTGCGCCTGCGCGACCCGCGCCACGTCCTGCCCGAGGCAGCGCAGGCCAGCGCCATCAAGCGGCGCAGCGCAGACGCGGGCATCGTCATGGTCATCAACGACCGCCACCAGATCCACCACATGCGCGAACGGGGCTACGTGGAGTCCCCGGTGCGCGTGTCGAGCATCCAGACGGCCCTCGAACGCACGGAACTCTTCGACGTCCTTGCCCCCCGGCAGTACCCGGAAAACGTCATTACCGCCGTGCACGACAAGGACTTCGTGGCCTACCTCAAGAAGATCTGTTCGCGCCTGCCGGAAAACAAGTCGCTCTACCCCTACGTGTTTCCGGTGCGCAATGCCTCGCGCCCCCCGCGCGAGCTTCCGGTCCGCGCCGGATACTACTGCATCGACACCTTCACGCCCCTCAACGCCAACGCCTACGCCGCAGCCAAGCGCGCCGTGGACTGCGGCCTCACCGCCGCCGACGCGCTTACCGAGGGCCGCAGGCTGGCCTACGCGCTGGTACGCCCGCCCGGACATCACGCGGAGCGCCGCGTGTTCGGCGGCTTCTGCTACTTCAACACGGCGGCCATCGCGGCGCACAGACTCTCGAAGCTCGGACGCGTGGCGGTCCTCGACATCGACTACCACCACGGCAACGGCACGCAGGACATCTTCTACGCCCGGCGCGACGTGCTCACCATCTCCATCCACGGGCACCCGCGCTTCGCCTACCCCTACTTCAGCGGCTTCGCCGAGGAGCTGGGCGTGGGCGAGGGACTGGGCTGCAACCGCAATTTCCCGCTCATGGAGCGCGTGACCGGCGAGCAGTACGCCTCGGTACTGCGTCGCGCGCTCGACCTCATCCGAGACTTCGAACCCATGTTTCTAGTGGTGGGGCTGGGGCTGGATACCGCCAAGGGCGATCCCACGGGAACGTGGAACCTCGCGGCAAAAGACTTCGCGGAGAATGGGCGGCTCATCGGCAGCCTCGGCCTGCATACCCTCGTGGTGCAGGAAGGCGGCTACCGCATCCGCTCGCTGGGCACCAACGCCCGCAACTTCTTCCTCGGTCTGTTCGAGGGCGCCAGCCGCTCCATCCGCAGCTAG
- the hemL gene encoding glutamate-1-semialdehyde 2,1-aminomutase, whose product MSKSQELFEQAKTLIPGGVNSPVRACLSVGVDPIFIDSARGSRLTTVDGDELVDFVMSWGPMLLGYGHPEVNAAAAAAAAKGTSFGAPCALEVEMAKAVVDAVPSIEMVRMVSSGTEATMSALRLARGYTGRSKVVKFMGNYHGHSDSFLASAGSGLATLSIPGTPGVPAETVAHTLLAPYNDLDAVKALFAAHGSDIAAVIVEPCAGNMGLVLPADGFLKGLRAVTEQYGALLIFDEVITGFRVSFGGAQKRFGITPDLTTLGKIIGGGYPVGCYGGKREIMERVAPSGDVYQAGTLSGNPVAMAAGLATLRLLEQADYGALERRTVKLVDEMTGLFMEKSVPVTVNTIASLFTVFFTREEITDFDSARKADGERYASFYRQMRANGVNLAPSGYECSFTSFAHTEEDYDHFLDAVSKVQF is encoded by the coding sequence ATGAGCAAATCACAGGAACTGTTCGAGCAGGCCAAGACGCTCATCCCGGGCGGCGTGAATAGCCCGGTGCGCGCCTGCCTCAGCGTGGGCGTGGACCCCATCTTCATCGACAGCGCTCGCGGATCGCGGTTGACCACCGTGGACGGTGACGAACTGGTCGATTTCGTCATGTCGTGGGGCCCCATGCTCCTCGGCTACGGGCACCCCGAGGTCAACGCCGCCGCAGCAGCGGCCGCCGCAAAGGGCACCAGCTTCGGCGCTCCCTGCGCCCTTGAGGTCGAGATGGCCAAGGCCGTTGTCGACGCCGTGCCGTCCATCGAGATGGTGCGCATGGTCAGCTCCGGCACCGAGGCCACCATGAGCGCCCTGCGCCTCGCGCGCGGCTACACCGGCCGCAGCAAGGTCGTGAAGTTCATGGGCAACTACCATGGTCACTCCGACAGCTTCCTCGCCAGCGCCGGTTCCGGTCTGGCCACCCTGTCCATTCCCGGCACGCCTGGCGTTCCGGCCGAGACCGTGGCCCACACCCTGCTTGCCCCCTACAACGACCTCGACGCCGTCAAGGCCCTGTTCGCCGCCCATGGTAGCGACATCGCCGCCGTCATCGTGGAACCCTGCGCGGGCAACATGGGCCTTGTCCTGCCCGCAGACGGCTTCCTCAAGGGCCTGCGTGCCGTGACCGAGCAGTACGGCGCACTGCTCATCTTCGACGAAGTCATCACCGGCTTCCGCGTGTCCTTCGGCGGCGCGCAGAAGCGCTTCGGCATCACCCCGGACCTGACCACCCTCGGCAAGATCATCGGCGGTGGCTACCCCGTGGGCTGCTACGGCGGCAAGCGCGAGATTATGGAGCGCGTGGCCCCCAGCGGAGACGTGTATCAGGCCGGAACCCTGTCCGGTAACCCCGTGGCCATGGCCGCCGGTCTTGCCACGCTGCGCCTGCTCGAACAGGCCGATTACGGCGCCCTCGAACGCCGCACCGTGAAGCTCGTGGACGAGATGACCGGCCTCTTCATGGAGAAGTCCGTACCGGTGACGGTGAACACCATCGCTTCCCTGTTCACGGTCTTCTTCACCCGCGAGGAGATCACGGACTTCGACAGCGCCCGCAAGGCCGACGGCGAGCGCTATGCCAGCTTCTACCGCCAGATGCGCGCCAACGGCGTGAACCTCGCGCCCTCGGGCTACGAGTGCTCCTTCACGTCCTTCGCCCATACCGAAGAGGACTACGACCACTTCCTCGACGCCGTGAGCAAGGTGCAGTTCTAG
- a CDS encoding TOBE domain-containing protein, whose translation MGEQFGVGRRVNPARIFSIPRDVKHLDTVQLEALAASFRRWAVDSPRRDVRVSRRRLCLVFLVLRHTGAKLGEVLALDELRDFDAATGVCRLGRERREVSLPGDVAGELREAVESEDFAPWRGRLLSLDPGHVRRKFYERAQELGLPKEFGNPSVLRRSRAIELLRQDVPLTVVQAILGQASADLTAALMDFSDVDVRRIQRMTVEKEADRRTSARNAFYGKVVDVTRGGIQSMVTLRTLGGHDVSSVVTNDSVEALGIRPGVLLAAEIKAPWVVVVPGAQRPAVASGNVFSGVVERVGLGDVSAEVVVRLEDGTEICAIVTVDSLRVGAFAPGMPAWVVCSAFSVILRAD comes from the coding sequence ATGGGTGAGCAGTTCGGCGTCGGGCGCAGAGTGAATCCGGCGCGCATCTTTTCCATTCCGAGGGACGTGAAGCATCTCGACACGGTGCAGCTGGAGGCGCTGGCCGCCTCGTTTCGCCGCTGGGCCGTGGACTCGCCGCGCCGCGACGTTCGCGTGTCGCGCAGGCGGCTGTGTCTGGTCTTCCTTGTGCTGCGGCATACGGGAGCCAAGCTTGGCGAGGTGTTGGCCCTTGACGAACTGCGCGATTTCGATGCCGCGACCGGCGTGTGCCGCCTCGGGCGCGAGCGGCGCGAGGTGAGCCTGCCCGGCGACGTGGCGGGTGAGCTTCGCGAGGCCGTGGAATCCGAGGATTTTGCACCGTGGCGGGGGCGGCTGTTGAGCCTCGATCCGGGGCACGTGCGTCGCAAGTTCTACGAGCGGGCGCAGGAGCTGGGGCTTCCCAAGGAGTTCGGCAACCCCTCGGTGCTGCGGCGCTCCCGTGCCATCGAACTGCTGCGGCAGGACGTGCCCTTGACCGTGGTGCAGGCCATTCTGGGGCAGGCCTCGGCGGACCTCACCGCCGCGCTGATGGATTTTTCGGATGTCGATGTGCGCCGCATCCAGCGCATGACCGTGGAGAAGGAGGCCGACCGGCGCACGAGTGCGCGCAACGCCTTCTACGGCAAGGTGGTGGACGTGACGCGCGGTGGCATCCAGTCGATGGTGACCCTGCGCACACTGGGCGGGCACGACGTGTCGAGCGTGGTGACCAACGACAGCGTGGAGGCGTTGGGCATTCGCCCCGGCGTGCTGCTGGCCGCGGAGATCAAGGCCCCGTGGGTGGTGGTCGTTCCGGGGGCGCAGCGCCCCGCCGTGGCGTCTGGGAATGTCTTTTCGGGTGTGGTGGAGCGCGTCGGCCTTGGCGACGTATCGGCGGAAGTTGTGGTACGTCTGGAGGACGGGACGGAAATCTGCGCCATCGTCACCGTGGACAGCCTGCGCGTGGGCGCCTTTGCGCCGGGCATGCCCGCGTGGGTGGTGTGTTCGGCCTTTTCGGTGATTCTGCGGGCGGACTAG
- a CDS encoding cytochrome c3 family protein: MSSMGMRGSARGTVDASLHVPVRAAWRGVAGVLVVLVCLLVPFCALSNTMPVARPDSVVVARPHGLRAQMPAVTFVHSRHGHMRCGLCHHTMESLGAAERCSSAGCHDMVAPHCPREKASGRYFKNAFHDSPASCRGCHAERSAEGHNAGPVACKGCHR; the protein is encoded by the coding sequence ATGTCATCCATGGGCATGCGTGGTTCCGCGCGCGGAACCGTCGACGCATCGCTTCACGTCCCGGTGCGCGCCGCATGGCGCGGCGTGGCCGGTGTCCTTGTCGTTCTGGTCTGCCTTTTGGTGCCGTTTTGCGCCTTGTCCAACACCATGCCCGTCGCGCGGCCGGACAGCGTCGTCGTGGCGCGTCCGCATGGGCTTCGCGCCCAGATGCCTGCGGTGACCTTCGTCCATTCGCGCCATGGGCACATGCGTTGCGGCCTGTGCCATCACACCATGGAGAGCCTTGGCGCGGCGGAAAGGTGCTCGTCCGCCGGATGCCACGACATGGTGGCCCCGCACTGCCCGCGCGAGAAGGCTTCCGGTCGCTATTTCAAAAACGCCTTCCACGACAGCCCGGCGAGCTGCCGGGGCTGCCACGCCGAACGTTCCGCCGAGGGGCACAACGCAGGTCCCGTGGCCTGCAAGGGGTGCCATCGGTGA
- a CDS encoding sulfite exporter TauE/SafE family protein: MQFTVSGVDVAVWIPPLTAFAISFFTSMGGMSGAFLLLPFQMSILGFTSPSVSATNQLFNIVAIPSGVMRYAREGRMVWPLTWAVVFGTLPGVLIGAVARVHWLPDPVRFKLFAGLVLLYIGVRMARDLVSNRQNGAERRFRANVRSGAAAGKVDILEASATRIRFAFNGETFTVRTPALVALTFTVGIVGGVYGIGGGAIIAPFFVSILGIPVYVAAAPALMGTFVTSIAAVAFYQLLAILNPTLSIAPDWALGILFGIGGALGMALGARCQKHVPAKAIKLMLCAVIVTTATRYIVAFFL; encoded by the coding sequence ATGCAGTTCACGGTTTCCGGCGTTGACGTCGCAGTATGGATTCCACCACTCACGGCCTTCGCCATCTCCTTCTTCACGTCCATGGGCGGCATGTCCGGGGCCTTCCTGCTGTTGCCCTTCCAGATGTCGATCCTCGGCTTCACCTCGCCCTCGGTCAGCGCCACCAACCAGCTCTTCAACATCGTCGCCATTCCAAGTGGCGTGATGCGCTATGCCCGCGAAGGGCGCATGGTCTGGCCGCTCACGTGGGCGGTCGTCTTCGGCACGCTGCCCGGCGTTCTCATCGGTGCGGTGGCCCGCGTCCACTGGCTACCGGACCCCGTGCGCTTCAAGCTCTTCGCCGGGCTGGTGCTCCTCTACATCGGCGTCCGCATGGCCCGCGACCTCGTCTCCAACAGACAAAACGGTGCCGAACGTCGCTTCCGCGCCAATGTCCGCTCCGGTGCCGCCGCAGGAAAGGTCGACATTCTCGAAGCGTCCGCCACCCGCATCCGCTTCGCCTTCAACGGCGAAACCTTCACCGTGCGTACCCCCGCCCTCGTGGCGCTCACGTTCACCGTCGGCATCGTCGGCGGCGTCTACGGCATCGGCGGCGGCGCCATCATCGCCCCCTTCTTCGTTTCCATCCTCGGCATCCCCGTCTACGTGGCCGCAGCACCGGCCCTCATGGGCACCTTCGTCACCTCCATCGCCGCCGTGGCCTTCTACCAGCTCCTCGCCATCCTCAACCCCACCCTGTCCATCGCCCCGGACTGGGCGCTCGGCATCCTCTTCGGCATCGGCGGAGCACTCGGCATGGCCCTCGGCGCACGCTGCCAGAAGCACGTCCCCGCCAAGGCCATCAAGCTCATGCTCTGCGCCGTCATCGTCACCACCGCCACCCGCTACATCGTCGCGTTCTTCCTCTAG
- a CDS encoding Lrp/AsnC family transcriptional regulator — MAARTFTDMQRTILRRIQGTLPDSPTPFADIAAEAGVTEQEVLDLVRGLKADGAIRRFGATLRHQKAGYAHNAMVAWYVEADLDIDEVGAIMAARPEVSHCYHRRNCMDWPYNIYTMIHGQNPDDYKLVVEEIIAATGVTQYDVLESVKELKKSSMKYF; from the coding sequence ATGGCAGCACGCACGTTCACGGATATGCAGCGCACGATACTGCGCAGGATTCAGGGCACCCTGCCCGACAGCCCGACGCCCTTCGCGGATATCGCCGCCGAGGCGGGCGTGACCGAGCAGGAGGTTCTCGACCTCGTGCGCGGCCTCAAGGCCGACGGCGCCATCCGTCGCTTCGGAGCCACCCTTCGGCATCAGAAGGCCGGATACGCCCACAACGCCATGGTCGCGTGGTATGTGGAGGCGGATCTGGACATCGACGAGGTCGGTGCCATCATGGCCGCACGCCCCGAAGTGTCGCACTGCTATCACCGCCGTAACTGCATGGACTGGCCCTACAATATCTACACCATGATTCACGGCCAGAATCCAGACGATTACAAGCTCGTTGTCGAGGAGATCATCGCCGCCACCGGCGTGACCCAGTACGACGTGCTCGAAAGCGTGAAGGAACTCAAGAAGTCCTCCATGAAATACTTCTAG